The stretch of DNA AAGTAAGATGGTGTGGACCGTTATACCTCACATTACGAAGACCATGTCGCGCCACGCTCCGTAAGTACTAGATTAGATAGACATTATAAGTTGGATGGTGTGGACCGCTACACCTGACCTTACGAAGACGATGTCGGGCCACGCTCCGTAAGTACCATTTTAGATAGAAAAGTAAGACGGTTTGGACCGTTACATCAGCCTTACGAAGACGATGTCGGGCCACGCTTGGTACGTACCAGATTAGATAGCTATTATAAGTAAGACGGTGTGGACCGTTACATCAGCCTTACGAAGACGATGTCGCGCCACGCTCTGTAAGTACCAGATTAGATAGCTATTATAAGTAAGATGGTGTGGGTACCGTTACACCTAGCCTTACGAAGACGATGTCGGGCCACGCTTGGTACGTACCAGATTAGATAGCTATTATAAGTAAGACGGTGTGGACCGTTACATCAGCCTTACGAAGACGATGTCGGGCCACGCTTGGTACGTACCAGATTAGATAGCTATTATAAGTAAGATGGTGTGGGGACCGTTACACCTAGCCTTACGAAGACGATGTCGCGCCACGCTCTGTAAGTACCAGATTAGATAGCTATTATAAGTAAGATGGTGTGGGTACCGTTACACCTAGCCTTACGAAGACGATGTCGGGCCACGCTTGGTACGTACCAGATTAGATAGCTATTATAAGTAAGACGGTGTGGACCGTTACATCAGCCTTACGAAGACGATGTTGGGCCACGCTTGGTACGTACCAGATTAGATAGCTATTATAAGTAAGATGGTGTGGGGACCGTTACACCTAGCCTTACGAAGACGATGTCGCGCCAAGCTCCGTAAGTACTAGATTAGATAGACATTATATgttgacgatgacgatgatgataatgattgtgtTGACGATGACTGTGGctatgacgatgacgatggcgatgacgatgacgatgacgatgacgatgacgatgacgatgacgatgacgatgacgacgacgaggacgatgacgatgacgactACGAGgacaacgacgacgacgacgatgttAATTATAACGCAGTGGAtttatgcccgacagtcggggaATGTCCttaatggactaaatgcccgacggTTTTAAATTTATGACAACCAGTAACTTGTCGACCTAGTGAGTTAAAAGTATTCCATATTTGTCGAGAAAGGGCAAACAAATCTGAATTGAGATTTATTGTTATTGGTATTGTTGACTAAGTACACTTTAGAATCGTTATGTAGTGGCACTCTGCAATTTTCAAGAACATGTTGCTAGATGTCGACAGTTCTTAATTTGCTAAAATTATTATACAATGGAAATAGTCTGATGGTAAGTATATAAATAAGCATGTCCCGGACGTACACAGGTTTGCCGTGagactaataataataataataataataataataataataataataataataataataataataataataataataataataataataataataataataataataataataataataataataataataataataataataataataataataataataataataatatattgcttaaaatatatattttttaaatcctCCCAAGGCACAACAGACTTTCCCCAGTCTTCTCAGAAAACTTCGTCCAGTACTCTACCAATACCTCGGATGTGTAACAAGAAATGCACCAAGAGGCACATCTTCAGACGGTTCTGCCTTAGCGACTACGGTAAGAATGTAGGATATGCTTTTAAAAGTGCACATTTTGTTGGCATGTTTGCCTTGTCGAGGGTTGGCCTCAGGGTAGTAGTAATAGAAGAATTACATGTTTCAAACCAATTAAAATACGCCAACAGCCgttctttgtatttttaaaaaattaattaatatAGTCCACCAAATACTTGTAGTCAACTCTGGTATTTTTTCAAACACCAATACAACCCCGTATTGGGCTTGTGCAggcctgccccccccccccccccccagcaaaAATGGCCTTTTTCTTGTTCAATGATCACCAGATTTTAAACattcttttaaaatatttgtacCCCCAATTTTCCCCAACAGCTTCAAGCCATTTCTGCTTTCTTAAGAGTTCGTCTATTTGTCATTTCTAGCTATAAGAGCAAGAGTCGATTCAGAAGTTCACAAAAATGGCCATCAGCAGCTTCGTGTGCGCGTCAGTACGCGGTACAAGTCCGGCGCGGTGCGCATCACCAAGAGACAGCTCCTGGAGCTGCGAGGGCGGGAGCTGACTTGTAACTGCTCCCAGGTGCTCCCTTCCAAGGTCTACTTGATCATCGGCAAGGAGGATAAGCATAGGAGGGTGCTATTTGTGGATGGCATGGTCTCGGCGCTCGAGTGGGACGTTGATGGAAAGAAGATGGCACGCATGATTAGGAAGAGGAGGGATCGATGTCCGAAACGAATCACGccttaagggtgtactgacattagtgttgctcagtAACGACGTTGCTACGCTAGTGGCGTTGAGCGCGCGCATTTACATAACACGGAGTTCGTCATTTGCAAGCTTTCCTGAAGTAAAAGAAACAACAGTTTGCGTTTCAATTTCCCAAAAATTGACTTCAAGTTGATATCAGCCTTTACGGGTGATAATATTTCCCATATTTTGTGAAAACGAAGATTCAGCTGAGATTTATTCAAGCCAACCTTTTTgaagccaaagttttcaattttcactacctgcgcgcgctgcaaacaccggttgcaaacgctcgcgcacgcactgaaaatcttatttcaaagtagcgcgcgctgtatcagaattttaaaatactttttcaattttcatcaTGACACGACGGATATCGTTCCTTTGAAGTGTAAATACCACGAAACActattggaatttgttttcaaactttatttcaatttcatcatgTGAGATATCAGTGTGTCTGAGCAGGCCGAATGTGCACGCGCGGGCTTTGTTTCACCTTCGGTTCtgcgttttctaaaaaaagcttttttgtcgccaaattatttcaaaactcaatatttttctgtatccttttttttattaaaacctCCTTCATAAAGCCAAGCACGTtaatctaacagaaaccaaaattatatcaaataatctggatttcaggacctttgaaaaatcataaaaaacaattactcaatcatttctaaaacgcatgcttggcttaatacacccatccctcaagattcaatatttgttttcgagcaaaattacttttaatatttgcttttatttgtatctatgacgtcacattatgacgtcacgggGCAACGTCATTTTAATAGTCAGCACACTTTTGTtggtcaacttggcaaatatcagtCCCTTATGACTTTCTAAAAggcttttatgctatattcacttttccttagcaacagatgtcagtacacccttaaaggggtagaggggtggtggggggAAAGAATTGTGCCTCGAAGTAGGGAAAGGGGGGGTAAAAATCAAGCCTTGAATGAGATGAGAAAGAATTGCGCCTTGCATCGTTTTGGGGTCTGGTATCGAGGaaactttcttttctttgtttcttcTCAATTGACTGCTGGTCACTTTtcctgtttttctcttctgattgcAAGTCATATAACCTGCGAAACGACAACTTCGGAgagtattaaaaaaattatgccTTAAGGGAGTCCAGAATTCAACCGGTGTTCTACTTGGTTTTCAACTCTTTGTTATTTGCAGGGAAGTGATGGCGCTATTCACCAGTACCCCTAAGGCATTATTTGGTGCCTTAACAACggcattttattgttttgtaatATGTAATACTTTCTATAATAAAACTTGATATATACATTTACAAAGAAATCACGTAAGTATATTAAATTATGTAGTTATTTTGGGTAACTCATGAGAAGTGGGAAGAGATGGAGAGGCATGAGGTCACGTGATACTACattgcagggccgtagcagggggtggtgCACTGGGGGcttttcccctccccccaaatatctttaaaaatcttaaggaaatgaccagtaggggcgtgactgttctccccccccaatattttcttaatgtttcttcattgtgcaccccccccccctcccaaatcTTACGGGGCTTGCTACGGCTCTGCATTGCCTCGTGGTGATCCttgcaggcgcgtacccagaaAATTCTGAGGGGATAGGGGTGgcgtgcgcagtcataggtataatccttttcctgtttttctcttctgattgcAAGTCATATAACCTGCGAAACGACAACTTCGGAgagtattaaaaaaattatgccTTAAGGGAGTCCAGAATTCAACCGGTGTTCTACTTGGTTTTCAACTCTTTGTTATTTGCAGGGAAGTGATGGCGCTATTCACCAGTACCCCTAAGGCATTATTTGGTGCCTTAACAACggcattttattgttttgtaatATGTAATACTTTCTATAATAAAACTTGATATATACATTTACAAAGAAATCACGTAAGTATATTAAATTATGTAGTTATTTTGGGTAACTCATGAGAAGTGGGAAGAGATGGAGAGGCATGAGGTCACGTGATACTACattgcagggccgtagcagggggtggtgCACTGGGGGcttttcccctccccccaaatatctttaaaaatcttaaggaaatgaccagtaggggcgtgactgttctccccccccaatattttcttaatgtttcttcattgtgcaccccccccccctcccaaatcTTACGGGGCTTGCTACGGCTCTGCATTGCCTCGTGGTGATCCttgcaggcgcgtacccagaaAATTCTGAGGGGATAGGGGTGgcgtgcgcagtcataggtataatccttttcctgtttttctcttctgattgcAAGTCATATAACCTGCGAAACGACAACTTCGGAgagtattaaaaaaattatgccTTAAGGGAGTCCAGAATTCAACCGGTGTTCTACTTGGTTTTCAACTCTTTGTTATTTGCAGGGAAGTGATGGCGCTATTCACCAGTACCCCTAAGGCATTATTTGGTGCCTTAACAACggcattttattgttttgtaatATGTAATACTTTCTATAATAAAACTTGATATATACATTTACAAAGAAATCACGTAAGTATATTAAATTATGTAGTTATTTTGGGTAACTCATGAGAAGTGGGAAGAGATGGAGAGGCATGAGGTCACGTGATACTACattgcagggccgtagcagggggtggtgCACTGGGGGcttttcccctccccccaaatatctttaaaaatcttaaggaaatgaccagtaggggcgtgactgttctccccccccaatattttcttaatgtttcttcattgtgcacccccccccctcccaaatcTTACGGGGCTTGCTACGGCTCTGCATTGCCTCGTGGTGATCCttgcaggcgcgtacccagaaAATTCTGAGGGGATAGGGGTGgcgtgcgcagtcataggtataatATAGAAAAATGATAGTATTTGATTATCCTTAAATAAGTAATGATCCACTCTTTGGCGGCCAAGGGCACGCGCACCCCTTTAAGTACGCGCCTGAATTTTACATCTAGTTGACTTGTCCATCCACGCAGTCTATCGCTAAGTGGGATGGTCGACGGGCTGGCAGCTCCTGTCGGCAGCGCAGCCAGTGAATCTCTTCCTGCACTTCTTTTATTCGTTTGGTAATCCTTATGAGTTCCTCATCTATTACCCTGTGCAGATCCTGTCTGCTGGCCATATCAAGCATCTGTTCTTCTAGCTTAATTATCGATTTAGAAAGCTTGATGAGCACCTCATTTATTAATACAGAAATACATCGGAGCTCCTCAACATAaccaggggccggttcctgaaaagagGAATAAGTTATACCCGGAATAATAGCTATTCTAGGCATAAATCCACTATGCTAGACATAGCTATTCCTGATGGTTGTATACCCTATAAAAAGCACGAAATGTCCACCTCTTTGTTTCTTATAACATGACAAATACAATATCCAAAATAAAGCTCTTGAAATGCCGCTGGGTCATTTTTGCGCTTATCGTGTAGACTTCTTGCAGAGGTTTACTCGGTAATTTAGCGTTAGAAAGGAgatcatttttttcattgttataAGTGAAATTACACACaaatatttgagaaaaaagCGCGAAAAGGTGAAAAAGCTATGAGCAACATGACTGCGCGCAAAGAAAATCCACCTTTCTTCAATCCCCGTATTGTTGAGcatattgagcactttctttGCATATAAACACTAAAAATGTTAATGATATCCTTAAGGGGACAATAGACGCTGTCTATAGTCTAGTGAACTCTCTCTTAAGTAAAAActaaaagtacatcagttcaTAGAATTTTCTGCTAACGGGCTTGCACTGGATCTTATTCTCGCTGTCTTTTGCCCACTTTCGTGCCAATTTATCAGTCAGTTTGCTCTTATCTCGACCTCTTGTCTTATCTTGCATATGACTCGCGGTGATATAAGATCCCCGCCATTAGCACAGAATAACCTATAGAAGTTTATAAGATAAAATTCCTAATatcataaatgttataaatgttAATACAGCGCCGTAGCAAAGCtcaaaatattaggggggtacgatacagaaacatttccatataattttggaaaatatggggggggggggggtacgtgCCCACTgttccccaccccctgctacggccctgtgatAACCTTGTTTTTTCAATGCTTCTGCTCGCGGTACAACCAGATGTTTACCTCCGCCCGAGCTTGGCGTACAACTGCACGCTTGAACGGGCATGGGTTTTCAATGTGCGCCTGAAAAAAGTAATTTTGGGTTAGAGCTCCGAGGGGTTGTTTATTAGATCGGGTAACTTACATAGGCCAAAAATGGTGGCGATAAGAAGGGATAGTGAGTTGGTGTGGGTAGAGCAGTGGGATCATAGTAAGAATGGCTGGGTATGGATTGCGGTATGATGTCTCTTGTGTGGGAGCAAATAGAGAGATTAGTAAAAGAAGAGGATAGAGGTTTGTTTGGGAGATTTCGAGAGCATTTCAGTGATCGAGACCACAGGTCGAGtgcttaaacacgaggttccgccgggctcgaatttgcaattataatcaaaATACCACCATGCTTGCAGTCACAAATTACAAGTCTCCTGTAAAAAATGCTTATCCCTTAGCCTCATGCGTttgaaataaaactatttttgtacaggtaacaagacaatTGTGTTAAGAGATTAATAAATCAGTTTCCACTCACGTTTtcggtgcaaaattttaaaattttgtgcTATCCATAATCTAACGCATCttcataaattattatttcgctgtgatgaaaatgatcgcattttagagcgcacacagcttggatagcattattttactacAAATAGAACCATTTTAGGTGGCCAAGTCTAGGAGTGACATTTAATAAGGTTTAGAATATAAAATTTGAATTGAGCGCTCAAtgcaattgtcctgacatgttgactcattgacggctgattgataactgattgttcttgagcccgggggtgggaggagctttcccttttatagcggaacctcgtgtttaacgTCTGCTCGAGAATTCATCAAAACAAACACCGAGGCTATGTACGCACTATGAAAGCACTATGAATGTTAAGATGGCTTGGAAACTTTGCCTTcaaattcatttattcattattcTGTGGTTATTCTACTTGGATCGTAAGTTTCGTATttaactgggacatatttgtTGTGCATGTTCTACCCTTCCtacaaaattatatttttaatgataaaaTGCAAATGTTGGTACCACGGCTGGTAACGAGTCGGATTATTCTCCTTACATGATTTTGTGCTGAGCCATCGCAGGAGCTTTGGAAAAGGCACCAATCGGACAAATCAGTGTgcgtgagggggggggggggggggggcggggagGGTCAGGGAAGAGGGAGTTGCACTTTCTGACTTCTGTTtttaccacaggaagcccagtTCAGGTGTTCTTCTCCTCTATTCAGATGCATAGGAAGgggccaataaggatgcgagaaacgtccTATCTGATTGATACAAGCTTCGACATCCAATCAACATGACAAAGAAAGGCTTGAGTGCGACTCAGTCAtaactttaaaaagaaaataaacatatatGTTTGAAGTCTTGTGTAACTGCTCCGATATGTTATTTTTACATTCAGTGGGGCCCATCGCATCATTCAAATTAAAATCGTTTACCTGTCTGTGTCGCAGTTCTCCCTCCCAAGGGCAGCCCAGGTGCTGGTTCACACAGTGCACAGGAAGGTCCAAAACCTCGCGATCGGCAATTTTGTCCCTGAACCACTGAGGGGAAAATAATAAATTCCATCTATTTACTTATAACTATCAGGTGAACTCACTGATTTGTaaaaacatgtctttgtttaccTTAGATTTGACTACAGTGGAGTTACATACTGCACTGCATCTCGTTGAACCTTGACTGTGaatagaaaaatatatttctttcaGCAAAAATTCTCAAGTTATCGCTGGCTTCAGGGTTTTCATGGGTAAGGGGAAGGGCGTCAGAGTTGGCGGTAGGTATGAGTAATTTAGCTATCGCTATTAATAATGTGTAATATTAGCTTTAGCACGTCGAGTGatggtgtcagaagtgggatatTATAATAAACAGCTTCTGAGTGAACTCCGACAAGCATGTATTATTTCAAGATGGCCGACCATAGTAGGTCTCGGATCTACACAGGGCTCCCATATACATAGCACAGGGTTACCAAATATGACTTATCGTAATACTACATAATGATAGAACTATGTACACGTTAACTCACCTGACCAAGGGGCTGATGCACGAGAGGCAGTACCGGTGCCCGCAATCTGTCTGGACAGCGTCCTTAAGAATAAATCCACACTTGGAACATCGATGACTAGCCTCTATTGTATCTTTGTCGGTATATTTGTAACCTACCATAGCAAAGTCTGTAGGAAAAACGCCTTTGCGTTAGTTTTACGACTGAATAGATTAATTAGAGTAATAAGGATTATGTAGGTCCCAAACGCGTGTCTCCCtcgatttttttaataaactgaCAAATTCAAGTTGACGAATTATACTTCAAACTTGTGATCTTGATTTATCTTCCTGTTTTCACCATGCCTGCACAGACCACAGACCACCAAGTTTCTCGTACAGCTTATCTGCAATCTTATCCTTGTCTATTCGACCTAACGGTTTACCTTTTCTCTATGGTGCTACCTATTCGCAGGATGTTTGTTCCAAAAACATGCCACATCAACTTTCGAAACTGATTTCCTTTTTGCCAGCTGGGGATGGCAGTAAACATATCGCGTACCGCCAGCACCACGATAGCTGTCATGTCAGCGGCAAATATTTCACAGATATTGCGGTGGTAAACATGGTTGACATAGGGCCGTATAGCAGCATATAGCGCCTCATAGCACGTGCGGCTTTTCTCACGTTATCACCTTACCGAATTGCAAAACCATTTTGACAAGCTCAAACTGCGCATCGCCTTGAAGATATCGAGTCATTTGCTATTTCTAATGTTGCGCGTGGGATTGGGTCGAGGTTATAAGCGAACAGCATGTTGGGATACGATTTTAGGGGATGCAAcccatcatttttttttaacaaaagttaaaaaaatgattggaTTTGGTAATTCTGCTCCCAGGATATCTTCGTTAGGTAGATTCACAACATCAACTTAGCATTATTCGACGTGCGCTTCTCAACATGAACCGATCCCCGCGCAACGAAAAAAATggctaaaaaaaactcttattttttgtttatcaacTATCAGTTGACATCCCATTACCATTAGCAGTAGGCGTATAGTACTAAGgaatcatgtgactttttgggtggcaaacttgTGAGCGCTCTGGCTTTTGTCAggaaaataacagcaaaagAAAGACAACTTACCAtaattgcttgaataagcgccttcccCGAATATGCTCCTAGCTCAAACCAATGTGTTTTACGTCGTAGATTTCGACGATTAGGAACACTATACGTCAGAACGGATAAAGCCCTGTGCAACCTGCTTGGGCCAGCAACGCTGGCGGAGTGCTGGGCCGGTGTTAGGTCGTGTGCAAACTTTATTATAGATGCGGGAACATTTGTTGTAATGACAGCGTTATTCAGACGCGTGAAATTTTTTTGCTATGAAAATGATGCTAATGAGCCCAGAATTGTTGGGTTCTTGTACAGACTGCGCCAGCAAAGGTGTGATATGCTCGAATGACCACGAGACAAGGAAATGCTGGCTGGTTCTTGGCAAAAGTTTGAGCTCAATTAAAATTTCACCAACACTCGCCAGCACCAGCCAGTACCTTCCAACACGGTGTTCAAACTGCGCCAAAATTGCTGGGCCAACGTCTGGCCATCAATGCTGGCGCAGTTAATTAACTATAGTACTAACTACCGCCGCAACATGTTATTATTgaatgcttgtttttttttttttttattaatctgGGAAAATTTTTATTCCTTGCGCACTAGAGATAACGTCTaggacatgaaaaaaaaaaaaaaatggcgcaATCTGATAGCTGTTGACATAGTCCACTCTGTGTCTTGACGGTACAAAGTCATTTCCGGGGACGAAGAagtctcctttgcagccgCCCGAGGTCGGAGTCACGCAAAAACGCTCCCCGCGCGCCCCCGCGTGGGAGGGACGAAGGGACTTTCCCAGCTTGGGTTACCTGCGTTTAACAGTTGGCACCGCTGACCCCTTCCATGAGGTCAAGGCAccaatttggcaaaaatagaaagaaaaggaaGAGTTTCTACGGAGATTtcgcaagaaaaaaaacacacacaactGTC from Nematostella vectensis chromosome 8, jaNemVect1.1, whole genome shotgun sequence encodes:
- the LOC5510505 gene encoding TNF receptor-associated factor 3; this translates as MVGYKYTDKDTIEASHRCSKCGFILKDAVQTDCGHRYCLSCISPLVSQGSTRCSAVCNSTVVKSKWFRDKIADREVLDLPVHCVNQHLGCPWEGELRHRQAHIENPCPFKRAVVRQARAEEPAPGYVEELRCISVLINEVLIKLSKSIIKLEEQMLDMASRQDLHRVIDEELIRITKRIKEVQEEIHWLRCRQELPARRPSHLAIDCVDGQVN